The window GTAGGTGAGGTGGGCGTCGGCGTGCTCGCGGTGCCACTCCATCGACTGCAGGCATGAGCCGACGGTGAGCACCGGCGGGCGCACGGCGAGGGGCTTCGGCACGATGTCGCCGCCCCACATACGGCCGCGTGACCAGCGGATTCCCTGGTTCTCGGTGGTCCACGCCTGGTCCATCACGTCGAGGTTCTCGCGGAACACGTCGGCGCGGGCGCCCTCCTCGAGACCGAAGGCCTTGTACTCGACGGGCCGGTCGCCCGTCGCGATGCCGAACAGGAACCGCCCGCCCGACAGGTGGTCGACGCTGGCCGCCTCCTTCGCCAGATGCAGGGGATGCCGCACGGGAGCCACGACGGCTGCGGTGCCCAGTGCGATCTCGCTTGTCGACGCCGCCAGGTACCCCAGATACGGGAACGGGTCCCACACCTGCCCCACGTCGCCGAAGTCGGCGACACGCAGCGGGATGTCGCGGAGCCAGGCCGTCGCGAAGCCGCCCTCCTCGGCCCGCCGGATGAGCTCGACCTGACGCCCGATGTCCACCGCAGGGTGCTCGGCGCTGCCCGCGACCAGCGGCAGCGCGATCCCCAGGGTCAGGCGGCCGCGCGGGAACGTCCGCCGGAAACCGGGCAGAGTGGTGACGGGTGCGTCGGACAGGGAGAACGGGGACATACCTCCTCATGCTATCGGGACTAGGGTTTCTCTACATGGGAAAACACCGCAGCTCAGGCACCCCCGTCTCTCCCTGGCGGCGGATACTCCTCGGCTTCCTCGTCCTCTCCCTCCTCGCC of the Corynebacterium humireducens NBRC 106098 = DSM 45392 genome contains:
- a CDS encoding LLM class oxidoreductase, which translates into the protein MSPFSLSDAPVTTLPGFRRTFPRGRLTLGIALPLVAGSAEHPAVDIGRQVELIRRAEEGGFATAWLRDIPLRVADFGDVGQVWDPFPYLGYLAASTSEIALGTAAVVAPVRHPLHLAKEAASVDHLSGGRFLFGIATGDRPVEYKAFGLEEGARADVFRENLDVMDQAWTTENQGIRWSRGRMWGGDIVPKPLAVRPPVLTVGSCLQSMEWHREHADAHLTYHRPLPTQQKYLAEWRDGVDKPFGMNIALDLHPDLDAEPGPIKFGWSVGARPLVRILHELEAMGVDHCILGLKRGTRPADEVLEELIEHVVPDFAATACS